The nucleotide window CCTCGGCGGCCGCTAGCACCGCCACGATCACCTGGTCCGCGGGCGCCGCCAATGGGGATCCCATCACCGGTTTCACGGTCTTTGATGAGACCCAGGGCGACTCCAAGCAGTGCGGGCAGGTCACCACTTGCCTGGTGGAGGGCCGTAAGAACGGTGTGGACCATACTTTCCACGTGGTCGCCACCAATGGGGTAGGGGACTCCCCGGCCTCCGCCAGCGCCACCACCAATATTGACGTGGTGCCCGGGATAGTCACTGCCCCGACTGGGACCCCTGGAGACAACCAGGCATCCTTCACCTGGAACGCTCCAGAAAATGAGGGATCGGCGATCAGCGGCTACACCGTCTACCTATCTGGGCCCGACGGCGTAAAAGTGAATACGGTCACCACCACCTCCACCACCTTCACGGGGCTGCGGAACGGCGCCGCCTACACCGCCACCGTCACTGCTACCAACAAGAAGGGCACCAGCAAAGCTTCTGGGGCCTCGAAGGCCGTGACCCCTTACGGGCGCCCAGAGCCTGTGCCCCACCTTGAGGCGCAGGCAGCTTCCCTAGGGACCGGCGGCAGCAGTGACCGCGTGAACGTCTTCTGGACCGCCCCGGGCGGCAACGGGCGGGAGATTGCCTACTACACCCTGAGCTGGCCGGGGGGCTCCAAACGGGTTGAGGGCGCCACCTCCACCACCATCGAGTCTGTGAGCACCTCCAACAGCCAGGTGGAATTCAAGATCACCGCTACCAATGACGCCGCGGCACCCGAGGCACACACCTCCTCCGAGACCAGCACCTCCACCTGGGTTGTAGGTATGCCGCCGAGCCCGACGGGCAGCGGGCTGCAAGCTACTGGGCAAGGCGCTTCCATCAATCTGGACGCCTCCGTGCAGGACGGCAACGGCTGGCGTGCCTCTGACCTGATCCTCCAATGGTCCACCAACGGCGTCGATTGGAAGCGCCTTGATGACCTGACCGGCAATGGGCTAACCGTAGGCAACGCCGCCTCCGTCACCGTGCGGGCCTGCGGCAGCAAGACCGGCTCAACCGTCTGTTCCCAAGCAACAACCGTCGGCTCTGTCACCCCTTACGAGCCGCCCACCTCCCCGGCTGTCAGCTGTGCCGCAGGCGCGGTGGGACAAGTCAGGTGCAACTGGAGCGGGGCGAAGGACGGGGGCGCTACCGCCGAGCTGTTGCTTGACGCCAACGGCTCCACTGAGCGGATCGGCTTACAGGCCTCCGGTGAGCGCACCCTCAACGTGGGTGAGGGCGGGACCGGCAAGCTCTGCGTCTATGCGGTACGGCCAGGGCAGAACGCGACGGCCTCTGGGAACGGGGGCAGCTCCCCGTGCGCCAGCGCCACGGCCCCCAGGTATGAGCGGAAGGTTGGCATGTTCAGGGGGCAGTACCTCAACTGCTCTATCGGTGCCTGCGCAGGTGTCAAGGCCTGGCGCGTTGGGGTGGACCTGCAGGGATGGCCCCCTAACAGCAGTGTCACCTGCAGCGGCCTGTGGGCTGGACAACACGAGACCACGACCTTGTCCGTGGACGGCAATGGCAACTACCACGGCGAACCCAAATGGAGCGGCCCCTGGAAAGGCTCCCTGTTGAGCGCCGATCCCAACGACGTTGAGGGTACGCCTTGGTACACCTGCAGGTAGTCCTGCCCCAGCCCGACTTGACACCAGACCGAGCAGAGAGAGCGTCCGATATGCCTATGACCCAGGAGAACGCGACCTGGTTCGCAGATACCTTCTCCCGTATTGTTGACAACGTTGGTTTGGCGTTGCTTGGCAAGACGGACATCATCCGCTTGGCGCTAACCACCATGCTCGCTGAGGGCCACCTGCTGCTAGAGGACGCCCCCGGCACTGGCAAGACTGCCCTGGCCCGTGCCCTGGCCGCCACCGTGCAGGGCACCCACTCCCGGATCCAGTTCACCCCTGACCTGCTGCCCAGTGACATTACGGGCGTGACCATCTATGACCAGAAGACCGGCTCCTGGGACTTCCACCCAGGCCCTGTCTTCGCTTCCATCGTGTTGGCCGATGAGATCAACCGTGCCTCACCCAAGACCCAGTCTGCGCTGTTGGAGGTTATGGAGGAGTCCCAGGTGACTGTGGACGGGGTGCGTCATGAGGCCGGGCGTCCCTTCATGGTGATCGCCACCCAGAACCCGGTGGAACAGGCCGGCACCTACAAGCTTCCCGAGGCGCAGCTGGACCGTTTCCTGATGAAGACCAGCATCGGCTACCCCGAGGAAGAGGACTTCATAGAGGTGCTGGCGGGCTCAGCCGCTCCGGACCGCTCCAAGCAGCTCGGCGCCGTGATCGCCTCCCACGCCGTCGCCTCTATGGCGGACCTGGCTGCCGAGAACCACGTGGAGCGCGCTGTCCTGACATACATCACCCGCCTGGCCCGCGCCACCCGAGACTCCGCCCAGACCCGCATTGGTGTGTCCACCCGTGGCGCAATCGCCATGACCCGCGCGGTCAAGGTTTGGGCTGCCGCCCAAGGCCGCCCTTACGTCCTGCCTTCAGATGTCAAGGACCTGGCTGTGGTGGTCTGGGCGCACCGCCTGGTGATGGACCCTGACGCCGAGTTTGCCGGGACCACTGCCCGCGACATTGTGGCCCAGGCTCTCGCCGAGGTTCCAGCGCCACAGAGCCGCTCCTGAGCCACCGCCTCCAGGAGACACCGGAGCCATGACCAAGCAAACCAAGGACACCCCCAAGCCGAGACGCCGCAGGCGTGAGCAATCGTTCCACCAGGTAGGTCGGCTCAAGAAGGCTACCCGCAGACACCTAAACACGCTCAGGGTGTGGTTGGCGTATACAGGAACCGAAGTCAAGCAGGCCGCTGCCGCCAGCTCAGTGGCCGGTCCGGTGCTGCGGTGGCTGGAACGGGTAGGTGACGTCATCACCCCCCTAGGACGTTGGAGCTTGCTAGCTCTGCTGCTGTCCCTGCCCACTGCCGTAGCCACCCACTGGCAGGAGGCTTGGGCAGTCACTCTGGTGCTCGCCACCATGCTGCTGCTGGCCCTACCTACCGTGATCGGCCGCCGCTCCTACGAGGTCGTCGTCTCTCTGGCCGCCAACCGGGTCACCGTGGGGGAGGCAGCGTTTGGTGGGGTGCGGCTGACCAATTCCTCCCCCCGCAGCGTCGGCAGTGCCAGCGTGGAACTGCCAGTCGGCACCGGCCTGGCGGTATTCAACGTGCCTAGGCTGGCGGGCAAGACTAGCCACGAGGAGGTCTTCACTGTCCCTACGCGCCGACGCGGCGTGATCATCGTGGGCCCTGCGACATCTGTGCGCGGAGACCCCTTAGGGCTGCTGCGCCGAAAGCAGCGTTGGAACGAGCCGATAGAGCTGTTCGTACACCCCCGCACCATCACCATCGACACTGAGGCCATCGGCTTCATCCGTGACATTGAGGGCGCGGTCACCCAGGAGCTGTCCTCCTCCGACGTCTCCTTCCACGCCCTGCGCGACTACATCCCCGGCGATGACCGCCGCAACGTCCACTGGCGCTCCACCGCCCGCACCGGCCGCCTCATGGTGCGCCAGTTCGAGGAGACCCGCCGTTCCCATCTGCTGGTGGTCCTGGATCTGGACGCAGAGGCCTGGCACAGCGCAGATGAGTTTGAGATCGGCGTGTCCTGCGCCGCCTCACTGGTGCTCGCCGCATACCGCGCTGGCCGCGAGGTGAGCCTAGTGACCCAGGACGGCATGCCCGTGGGCCCCAACGCCATGCGGGCCCTGGACGCCATCACGCGCCTGGAGCAGGTCCGCACCACCAAGGACCTCAGTGCCCTGGCCCGCCAGGCTGCCAGGGACGTGCCCCAGGCCTCCGTGGCTGCCCTGGTCACCGGCTCCGCCCTGCCCGCCGTCCAGCTCCACCGGGCTCACTGCGAGCTGCCCTTAACGGCTTACCCAATCGGGCTACGCATTGACCAGGGCGCACCGCTGCGCTCTACGCAAATTGGTGGGCTGCGCTTGTTCACGCTAGGCGCCTTGGAACCCCTGCCCCAGGCTATGAGGCGGGCCGCCCTGTGACTGTCGACATGTCTACCGTCAGGCAGCCGGGCACCCGGCGCACTAACTTAGGTGACCTGGTGGTGGTCACCTGCCTGCTACTGCTTGCGGGTGCTATTCACGGTCCTGTCTTTGGGGATCACAGCGGCTACCTGGCTGCCGCTGGCGGTGTACTGCTCGGGGCTTTAGTGGCTGTTCCCGCAGCGCGTTGGCGCTGGAATCTACTGGAGACCAGTCTGGGAGTGGTGGTCGTCTACCTGTTAGGTGGAGGCGCCCTGGCCCTGCCCACCACCACAACTAACCGGGTGGTGCCCACTCTGGGCACGTTCCAAGGACTCGTGGTCGGCGCGGTGCAGGCTTGGAAGGACTTGCTCACACTCAATCCACCGGCGGCGGCTTTTGCTGGCCCTGCGATCGTGCCTTTGCTGTCTGGGCTTCTATGCTCCGTGCTGGCCTTGACTATTGTCCTACGGAGCCAGCGGCAGGGCTGGGCGCTCGTGCCAGTAGTGGTGCTGGCACTGCTCGGCGCCGCCTGGGGCTCCCAGAACGCCCCCTGGGGACGCTACTTGGGCACTGCTGCCGCCGTGACCGCTCTGCTCTGGGGAAGCTGGCTGGCGCAGCGGCGCCGCACCGCCTCAAGTACCGGGATCGCCAGTGCAGGAGCTACCGGTACCGCATGGTTTCGCACCGCCCGGGCCGCCGTCGGAGGCGTCGTCGTGCTGGCCCTCGCGACTGGGGCTGGAGTAACGGGTACCACGCGCCTGGACCCGCAAGGGCACCGGGCTGTGCTGCGCGACCACCTCACTCCGCCTTTAGACCTGAGTAGTTACGCCTCCCCCCTGAGCAGCTACCGCTACTGGATGGACGACAAGAAGGACGCAGTCCTGTTCACCGTCAATGGGATGCAGCAGGATCAGCGCATCCGTCTGGCCACCCTGGATACCTACGACGGCGTGGTTATGCGGGTGGGAGACTCCAGCAACGGTGAAGGATTCAACCGTGTAGGCTCGATCGTCTCCGACGCGCCCTTGCCTGACGGCACCCAGACCACCACTCTGAGCATCACCGTGCAGGACTACACCGGTTACTGGATCCCGGGCGGTGGCGAGTTGCGCAGGCTGGAGGTCACCTCCCCAGGGGCTGCCGCTATCAAGGACACCCTCTACTACTCTTCCAGGCTGCAGACGGCTCTGACCACCCGGGGCCTAACCGAAGGCGACGCTTACACGGTGGAAGCTGTTATGCCGCAGGTGTGGAGTGATTCTCAGCTCGCTGGGAAGTCCTTCAGCCAGTACTCCATGCCAGCTGACAAGGAGGTCCCGGAGCAGGTGGGGCAGCGCCTGTCAGAGTTCATGGGTGATGCCAAAGGTGGGGTGGAGTCCATCCGGGCCCTGACCCAGGCTTTCGCCACTAAGGGCTTCTACTCGGACGGCTCAGACAACCTCTCCTTGGCCAGCCACTCTTCAGCACGGCTTTCCAAATTTTTGGACCCGGCTCGGCTGATGGTTGGTGATGATGAGCAGTATGCCGTCGCCATGGCGCTGATGGCCCGTCAGGCTGGCTACCCGGCCCGTGTCGTGATCGGCTTCTACCCGGACAGCTACACTCCAGGACCCATTGAGATGACCGGTACCAACGCTCACGCCTGGGTGGAGGTGTCCTTCTCTGGCATCGGCTGGGTGGCTTTCGACCCCACCCCGCCGCGGGACAAGAAGCCCCAGACCGAGCTGCCTGAGCCTAAACCCAACCCTCGGCCGCAGGTGATCCAGCCGCCAGTGCCGCCCCAGCACCCAGCAGACCTCAACCCGGATATTGACGACGACCAGCAGGATGAGAAGAAGGAGCCCGCTGACTGGTGGCCCTGGATCCTTCTGGGGCTGAAGGTATTCAGCGGGATCTTCCTAGCACTGTCGCCGTTCTTGATGATCATAATTATCAAGGTCTGGCGGCGTCGGCGGCGACGCCGGGCGAAGGAGCCGCTGGCTCGTGTTACTGGTGCCTGGGATGAACTCGTGGACCAAGCTCAAGACTTGCGTCTGGACGTACCGCTCACCGCGCCGCGCGCAGAGCAGGCCAGCGTGATAGCGGCCTTGGGTGGGGAACCAGTGAAGCCCGCCTTCCGGCAGGCAGCGAAGCCCGGCAGTCTGGAGGCTTTAGCACAAGACGTTGACGGCGCTGTCTTCTCCGGTGGAGCAACAGCTGCTGCGGACGCTGAGAGATCCTGGCAGGCCATGGGCCAGGTTCTGTGCGGGCTGCGCAAGCAGACCACCAAAGGTCGTCGTCTCCGCGCCCAGGTTTCCCTCGGTTCCTTGCGCCAACGCTCCAGGCACAACATCCAGAACAGACTCCGAAAAGCGCCCGCGAAGACCGTGTCCCCGCTTCATCAGCCT belongs to Actinomyces trachealis and includes:
- a CDS encoding transglutaminaseTgpA domain-containing protein, which codes for MSTVRQPGTRRTNLGDLVVVTCLLLLAGAIHGPVFGDHSGYLAAAGGVLLGALVAVPAARWRWNLLETSLGVVVVYLLGGGALALPTTTTNRVVPTLGTFQGLVVGAVQAWKDLLTLNPPAAAFAGPAIVPLLSGLLCSVLALTIVLRSQRQGWALVPVVVLALLGAAWGSQNAPWGRYLGTAAAVTALLWGSWLAQRRRTASSTGIASAGATGTAWFRTARAAVGGVVVLALATGAGVTGTTRLDPQGHRAVLRDHLTPPLDLSSYASPLSSYRYWMDDKKDAVLFTVNGMQQDQRIRLATLDTYDGVVMRVGDSSNGEGFNRVGSIVSDAPLPDGTQTTTLSITVQDYTGYWIPGGGELRRLEVTSPGAAAIKDTLYYSSRLQTALTTRGLTEGDAYTVEAVMPQVWSDSQLAGKSFSQYSMPADKEVPEQVGQRLSEFMGDAKGGVESIRALTQAFATKGFYSDGSDNLSLASHSSARLSKFLDPARLMVGDDEQYAVAMALMARQAGYPARVVIGFYPDSYTPGPIEMTGTNAHAWVEVSFSGIGWVAFDPTPPRDKKPQTELPEPKPNPRPQVIQPPVPPQHPADLNPDIDDDQQDEKKEPADWWPWILLGLKVFSGIFLALSPFLMIIIIKVWRRRRRRRAKEPLARVTGAWDELVDQAQDLRLDVPLTAPRAEQASVIAALGGEPVKPAFRQAAKPGSLEALAQDVDGAVFSGGATAAADAERSWQAMGQVLCGLRKQTTKGRRLRAQVSLGSLRQRSRHNIQNRLRKAPAKTVSPLHQPGSMAARKSNRGPAEIPRFGDK
- a CDS encoding DUF58 domain-containing protein, with the translated sequence MTKQTKDTPKPRRRRREQSFHQVGRLKKATRRHLNTLRVWLAYTGTEVKQAAAASSVAGPVLRWLERVGDVITPLGRWSLLALLLSLPTAVATHWQEAWAVTLVLATMLLLALPTVIGRRSYEVVVSLAANRVTVGEAAFGGVRLTNSSPRSVGSASVELPVGTGLAVFNVPRLAGKTSHEEVFTVPTRRRGVIIVGPATSVRGDPLGLLRRKQRWNEPIELFVHPRTITIDTEAIGFIRDIEGAVTQELSSSDVSFHALRDYIPGDDRRNVHWRSTARTGRLMVRQFEETRRSHLLVVLDLDAEAWHSADEFEIGVSCAASLVLAAYRAGREVSLVTQDGMPVGPNAMRALDAITRLEQVRTTKDLSALARQAARDVPQASVAALVTGSALPAVQLHRAHCELPLTAYPIGLRIDQGAPLRSTQIGGLRLFTLGALEPLPQAMRRAAL
- a CDS encoding AAA family ATPase, whose product is MPMTQENATWFADTFSRIVDNVGLALLGKTDIIRLALTTMLAEGHLLLEDAPGTGKTALARALAATVQGTHSRIQFTPDLLPSDITGVTIYDQKTGSWDFHPGPVFASIVLADEINRASPKTQSALLEVMEESQVTVDGVRHEAGRPFMVIATQNPVEQAGTYKLPEAQLDRFLMKTSIGYPEEEDFIEVLAGSAAPDRSKQLGAVIASHAVASMADLAAENHVERAVLTYITRLARATRDSAQTRIGVSTRGAIAMTRAVKVWAAAQGRPYVLPSDVKDLAVVVWAHRLVMDPDAEFAGTTARDIVAQALAEVPAPQSRS